Proteins from one Telopea speciosissima isolate NSW1024214 ecotype Mountain lineage chromosome 1, Tspe_v1, whole genome shotgun sequence genomic window:
- the LOC122671333 gene encoding heavy metal-associated isoprenylated plant protein 39-like has translation LQKVVLKLDLHNNKEKQKAMKSVSAVPGIDSIAMDMKEKKMTVIGDIDPVIVVGKLRKFWHAELDSVGPAKEPEKKKEEPPKKAEKKEEKANQGGYNPPIYYFETVAEENPNACCVIS, from the exons TTACAGAAAGTGGTTTTGAAGCTAGACTTACAtaacaacaaagaaaaacaaaaggccATGAAATCAGTCTCTGCCGTTCCAG GAATCGATTCCATCGCCATGGatatgaaggagaagaaaatgacagTTATAGGAGACATAGATCCTGTAATCGTTGTAGGTAAATTGCGCAAGTTTTGGCACGCGGAATTAGATTCTGTTGGGCCAGCGAAAGAgcctgagaagaagaaggaagaaccaCCCAAGAAagcagagaagaaggaagaaaaggcaAATCAGGGTGGTTATAATCCTCCCATCTACTATTTCGAGACTGTCGCAGAAGAGAACCCCAACGCTTGTTGTGTTATCTCTTAA